From a region of the Bradyrhizobium diazoefficiens genome:
- a CDS encoding VTT domain-containing protein — protein MAVLNDAAAYFAALREALLEAQDLVYIVGWDIHSETRLVGASGRADDGLPEALGPFLRALVQRRPALRINILVWDFVSFYASEREWNSAAKFTTETDGRVRFHLDSTLPFGSAQHQKIVCVDGSLAFVGGLDLTIRRWDTSDHLADHALRRDPGGKPYLPFHDVQCMVDADAAAWLFDLAEERWRAAGQQTHARRAPKSTRWPANVPVEAENVPVGIARTEVVCPAGLSINEVERSLIAAIRSATSFVYIENQFTSAIKIARELAEQMLRVPSLRVLVVAPKLHSSWLESQAMQNGRGAFIDCFSDAGVADRIRFVYPVSRSGDTEAAVMVHSKLMIVDDRILRIGSANLNNRSMGADSECDLIFEAASDEHRHFIASVRHRLIAHFCGLDEQTVTQNEDRLLALLDEVSRANGAKTLRKVESSVLTSTLATMVQPVADPERPLHLERAASRMWSTKTIIGIVAIGVALFGLAMAWSYTSLSNFADAGHISTLLSAYAQSIWGPPFAVAAFVVGGLVVFPVLVLIAATAAALGPWLGFVTAMAGVLLSAFILFAIGRVLGKERLQHLLGRRAARIQERIVGKGILAVVVIRMIPVAPFSLVNIVAGASTLPVRDFLIGTMLGMMPGILAMAVLGAQIADLARNASWSNLSLLALAFLGWLGICAAAQFVATWLAGRR, from the coding sequence GTGGCGGTGCTGAACGATGCTGCCGCCTATTTCGCGGCCCTGCGGGAGGCGCTGCTGGAGGCGCAAGATCTCGTCTACATCGTCGGATGGGACATCCATAGCGAGACCCGTCTGGTCGGAGCCTCCGGACGAGCGGATGATGGCTTGCCGGAAGCGCTTGGCCCGTTCCTGCGCGCGTTGGTGCAACGCCGACCCGCCTTGCGGATCAACATTCTGGTCTGGGACTTCGTCTCGTTTTACGCATCCGAAAGGGAATGGAATTCCGCGGCGAAGTTCACCACCGAAACTGATGGCCGCGTCCGATTTCATCTGGATTCCACGCTTCCGTTTGGCTCGGCCCAACACCAGAAGATCGTCTGTGTCGACGGTTCACTGGCGTTCGTCGGCGGGCTCGATCTGACCATCAGGCGCTGGGACACGAGCGACCATCTCGCCGATCATGCATTGCGCCGCGACCCCGGGGGTAAGCCATACCTGCCGTTTCATGATGTTCAATGCATGGTCGATGCAGACGCTGCTGCGTGGCTATTCGACCTCGCGGAGGAACGCTGGCGTGCAGCAGGTCAGCAGACGCATGCTCGACGCGCGCCGAAGAGCACGCGGTGGCCGGCGAATGTGCCGGTGGAGGCCGAGAACGTGCCGGTGGGTATCGCGAGGACCGAGGTCGTCTGTCCGGCGGGCTTGAGCATCAATGAGGTCGAACGCTCGTTGATTGCAGCGATCCGGTCGGCGACGAGCTTCGTTTACATCGAGAACCAGTTTACCAGCGCCATCAAGATCGCCCGTGAATTGGCGGAGCAGATGCTTCGCGTGCCTTCGCTTCGGGTTCTGGTCGTCGCGCCAAAACTGCATTCCTCGTGGCTGGAATCCCAAGCCATGCAAAACGGCCGGGGCGCATTCATCGACTGCTTCAGTGATGCTGGCGTCGCGGATCGTATCCGTTTCGTCTACCCGGTCTCACGCAGCGGCGATACGGAAGCTGCCGTGATGGTGCACAGCAAGCTCATGATCGTCGACGACCGGATCTTGAGGATCGGCTCGGCCAATCTGAACAACCGGTCGATGGGCGCCGACAGCGAATGTGACCTGATTTTCGAAGCCGCATCCGACGAGCATCGGCATTTCATCGCGTCGGTTCGCCATCGCCTGATTGCCCATTTCTGCGGTCTCGACGAGCAGACCGTTACTCAAAACGAGGACCGTCTTCTTGCTCTGCTGGACGAGGTGTCGAGAGCCAATGGCGCGAAGACGTTGCGGAAAGTGGAGTCCTCGGTCCTGACCAGCACCCTCGCCACAATGGTCCAGCCTGTGGCCGACCCTGAGCGGCCTCTTCATCTGGAGCGGGCGGCATCCCGCATGTGGAGCACGAAGACGATCATCGGGATCGTAGCGATCGGCGTGGCGCTTTTTGGGCTGGCGATGGCCTGGTCGTACACGTCGTTGAGTAACTTCGCCGACGCGGGTCATATTTCGACGCTCCTGTCCGCTTACGCACAATCCATCTGGGGGCCGCCATTCGCGGTCGCAGCTTTTGTGGTGGGCGGGCTGGTGGTGTTTCCGGTTCTGGTGCTCATTGCTGCAACGGCCGCCGCACTCGGGCCATGGCTGGGTTTCGTCACTGCAATGGCTGGTGTCTTGCTCAGCGCCTTCATCCTGTTTGCGATCGGACGGGTCCTCGGCAAAGAACGCCTGCAGCATCTGCTCGGACGACGTGCAGCGCGCATCCAGGAACGTATCGTGGGGAAGGGTATCCTGGCCGTCGTCGTCATTCGAATGATTCCGGTCGCACCGTTCTCGCTGGTGAACATCGTGGCTGGTGCGAGCACGCTGCCAGTGCGTGACTTTCTGATCGGAACTATGCTCGGCATGATGCCAGGTATTCTCGCCATGGCCGTTCTCGGAGCTCAGATCGCAGATTTGGCCAGGAACGCATCCTGGAGCAACTTGTCGCTGTTGGCACTGGCGTTTCTGGGCTGGCTCGGGATCTGCGCGGCCGCACAATTCGTCGCGACCTGGCTCGCCGGGAGGCGCTGA